The Anaerolineae bacterium genome includes the window ACCATAATCAGGGTCAGAACAAAAAGCACAAGGTAGACGAACCGCTGGTCATACCATCCCAGAGAAGCTTCGAAGATTCGGTAAAAGGGCCAGGGGAAAAGGAAGGTCCAAGGTAAATAGGGGTAGTGATAAAGGGCTGTTTTATAATCCAATCCCCATTCGGCCATCGGGGTGTCAGTGTAGTCTTCAACATAGGGATTTTTTCCTGCTTGTAATAACTTGATAGCCTCTTCTGTCTGGATAACTCCGCCGTCGTGAGTGTATGAGGCTGGTCCTGCCTGATGCCTCAGCATTATAAAAAGCACAGACTCCGCTATGACGGTGGAGAAAATTATCCCAAAAATTATGCCAAGTTTGAGGCTGTAAAGCTGTGGCTTTACTATGTCCATCAGCAAATAAAGAGCCACAAGGCCGAAGGTTGTGGAAATAAGCAGAAGAGATAGAGGGTCAGTAAGCCAATCTTTAAGTAATTCCTGAGCCTTGGGACTCAAAATCAAGCTGGTAAGGGGTAAGGAAGCTACATCCTGATGGCGCTGGGGCAGAACGAGTTGAGCGAGGGTATCAATCCTTACCCGGGCTAAAACCAGTATGAATAGAATAAGAGCATCCGCCGATGGAATAACTGCACCTCCAAATTTTTGGTTTAAATTTTACCCCAAAAGGATCCGGGGAGCAACCTAACGTTTATATCTAAAATCTGCACTTGCCCTGCCCAGCATGAAAGGCAGTAACAGCACGACGCGTTCATCGTCAGTATGCCGAGGAGGCTTTCTCCATATAAAGTCCCAGAATTGCCAAAGCAGGCTCACCGCCTGCTCAGAGCCGGGAAATTTTTCCATGCTTTTGGCCATTAAAGCAAGGGATGTGCAAAGCCTTTTCTCCAGCCTCTACAGCCCTTGGTCTCATGGGTTATCGTTTAAATGCTCCACCCCAGCAGAGGCCAAATACCGCTGGCCGAGTTTTTCACAGCCCGTCAGGAAAGTGAGAGGTGCTTAAATCCGGAAGGTCCGGAGCAACTTTGTCCCGTTAACGCTACCTGGGCGATAAGTGCGAGTCAGGAAATGGAGCCCGTTCGCCCATTGCAAGTGGTCCTCTTGCTCAGCGCATGGGTGATTTTCTCCATCTCCAAAGCCTCTTTCTCATGCTGACGTTTGCCCTGCCCATTTGCTTTTATTGAAATAAAGTCGAACTCGTTTACAGCTCTGGTTCAGGTGTCCAGGCGTTCGTATTCCAACAGGCTGCGCATCAACTGCCGTGAAGATAATCATGTGGGCGTTGATAAAGTGCGGAGGCATTACGGATGGCGAAACATCGGCTTATCTCGCTGCCAGGGTTTAGCATTCTATGGGAAGGCGGGGGAGGGGATGTGATTTGTCTCCGGGGCAAATCGCTTGTTGGGGTTAACTTTTTGCCGGGCCAGGTGACTTGCCATCTGCAAGGTCTGGGCGACGATGGCCAGTATGCTGGGGCCACAGGTGGGGCCGCATCCATCCTGCTCTCGGGTAAAGCATGGCAACATTTTACATGATGGGACACGCCCTTTTGCCCTTTTATGTCCCCTTGTGCTATAATAATCCCTGTAAAAGTCAGGGCCGGAGGAAGGGTATGGAGCTCAGGGACTATCTGAGAGTTCTCAGAAGGCGGGGGTGGATAATACTGGTCCTTATGTTTCTCACCTCATTGAGCGCTTTCCTTTTCAGTAAATGGCAAATTCCCGAATACAAAGGCTACATCACGATTCAGTTCCGAGCTGCAAGGGCTGACTGGGGTTTAGCTAATGCCGCCAAAACCCTTCTACCGAGCTTCCGTAATTTCATCGCTAACGAAAAGACAGCCCAGCGGACTATAGAAAGGCTCCAGCTTGACCTTACCCCCCAGCAGCTTTTAAGCAAAGTCGCCACAAAAGCCGATGAAACTGATTTCACCCTCAGGCTGGAAGTTAGGGATTACGATGGCCCCCTTGCCCAGCGCATAGCTCAGACCATGGCTGAAATCTTTGTGGAAGACCAGACCGAATGGAATCAGCGTCAGGATAAGCAGGATCGGGTTGAAGCCTTTATCCTTAACAATGCCCGCTATACCCTCTATAGACCACAAACTAAAATGAATGTCCTGGCGGGAGCGGTTTTCGGTGCTCTGCTGGGGGTAATTATCATTTTCTTCCTGGAATGGCTTGAGGCCGATATCCTCTGGGCGGGAGAAGATGTGGAAAGACGCCTTGGCTTGCCAGTGCTGGGTGCGATTCCTACTTATTCTTCGGAAACCAGGCTTGCCTCCCCAAGGATAAAGCTAAGAAGGTGAAAAGGAGAGAAAATGAAGGGAAACATTTCGCCAGATCTTATTACAATCCACCACCCGCGTTCGCCCATAGCAGAAGCTTACCGTATTTTAAGGACCAATCTGGAATTTTCCGGGCTTGATAGGCCCCTCCGCATACTCCTTGTAACCTCTCCCGGTGCTGAGGAAGGGAAAAGCACTGTTTTAGCCAATTTGGGGGTGGTCATAGCTCAGGCCGGTAAAAAGGTTATTCTGGCTGATTGTGACCTTCGCCGCCCTTACCTTCACGAACTTTTTGGGCTTCCGGGAAACGTTGGCCTTACCACGATGATCGTGGATGAAGAAGCTATGAAAAACCCTCCCCTTCTGGCCACGGGTGTTGAAAATTTGTTGCTCCTCCCCAGCGGTCCCCTTCCCCCGAACCCCGCTGAGGTTTTAGCTTCCCGCAGGATGGAAGAAATCCTCAAGCGCTTGTCCGCCGAAGCTGACATGCTTCTCTTAGATGCCCCTCCCGTGATTTCCGTCACTGATGCCCTTATCTTGGCTTCAAAGTCCGATGGGGTGATTTTGGTAATAAGGGCTGGTCACACCAGAAGGGAAATGGCTGTAAGGGCTAAGGAGCTTCTGGAAAAGGTCAATGCCCGCCTTCTGGGAAGTGTCCTTACTGATGCCCCGGTGGACATGAGGCTTCAGAGATACTATGGCTCATGAAGTTAAGGGCTTTGTGGATATACACATCCACATATTACCTGGAATTGACGATGGACCTGAAGACTGGGAGGAAGCCATCCAGATGGCAAAGGCAGCCCAGGAAGACGGAATTGCGGCGGTGGTAGCTACCCCCCATAACATTGGATTTGGGCAGGAATTAAACCGCAACCAGATCCTCTTGCTGGTGGAGGAATTAAAGGGTAAACTCTTAAAGGAAGGCGTGGCGCTCCAGATTTTCCCGGGTATAGAGGTATTGCTGGTGCCTGAAGTTTTGCTCCTTCTCGAAGAAGGAAAAGCGTTCACCTTAAACGGAAGCCGTTACATTCTGGTGGAACTGCCCTACGCCTTTTACCCGGTATATTCGGAATATGCACTTTTCAAACTGCTGGAGCGTGGTTACAGACCTATCCTTGCGCATCCTGAGCGTTACGCGTATTTCCAGAGCCGCCCTGAGCTTCTTAAGCCTCTGGTAAAAATGGGCGTGCTTGTCCAGCTTACTTCCAGCAGTATAACAGGAGAATTGGGAGGCAGGGCAAAGGAAACTTCGCGTTTTTTTCTGCAGGAAGGAATGGCTCATATAATAGCTACCGATGCGCACTCGCCCAGATGGCGAAAACCTACCATGCGCGAAGCTTTTGAGGAGGTTTCCTGCGTCCTGGGGCAGGAAAAGGCTATGGAAATGTTTTTCTTCAACCCGAAAGCCATCCTTGAGGACGAAGAGATTAAAATATGATCTGGAAAGGAGGTGAAAAAGGACATGGGATCCGTTCTGAAGTGGCGCCGGCGCAAGATAGCACGGCATAAGTACAAAAAGCGCCTCAAAAAGACCCGCTGGCAGCGCAGAATGCAGAAGATCGGAGGATAAAAACCATGAAAGCACTTGTCCTGAGCGGAGGCAAAGGCACAAGGCTCCGGCCCATAACTTACACCAGTGCCAAACAGCTGGTGCCGGTGGCTAATCGTCCTGTTCTATTTCGGGTGTTGGATACTATAACAGCAGCCGGCATCAAAGACATAGGCATAGTGGTAGGAGATACAGCTGAAGAGGTAATGAAAGCTGTGGGAGATGGTTCAGCCTGGAACGCCAGCATCACTTACATAAAGCAGGAAGCTCCTCTGGGTCTTGCTCATGCTGTCAAAATTTCCAAAAATTACCTGGGCGACAGCCCTTTCGTCATGTTCCTGGGGGATAACGTTATTCAGGGGGGGATAAAGCACTTAGTGGAAGAATTCAGCCAGGGCTACTGGAATGCTCAGATAGTGCTAAAGGAGGTGGAAAATCCCTCCCAATTCGGAGTGGCTGAGCTCAAGGACGGAAGGGTGGTAAAGCTGGTGGAAAAACCCAAATCCCCTCCCTCTAACCTCGCTCTTGTAGGCATTTACATGTTTGACCATCACATCTTTGAAGCGGTAGAAGCAATAAAGCCCTCCTGGCGAGGGGAACTGGAAATAACAGATGCAATTCAATACCTTATAGACAAAGGTTACAAAGTTTACCCCTACATCCACAAAGGCTGGTGGATAGACACCGGTAAAATGGAGGACCTTCTGGAGGCCAACCGGCTTCTCCTGGACGAAATAAATTCCTCCATAGAAGGAGAAATAAAAGGCGATTCATCGGTTACAGGGAGGGTGGTAATTGAGGTGGGAGCTGAGATTATAAACAGCAACATAAGGGGGCCTGTAGCCATAGGCAAGAACACCCGCATTGAAAACGCTTACATCGGCCCCTATACCTCCATCTACCACGATTGTTTGATCCGGAACTGCGAAATTGAACACTGTATAGTTATGGAAGGCACAAGGATAGAAGATATACCGTTCCGGCTGGAAGACAGCCTTATAGGAAGGTATGTGGAGATAAAAGCTTCCAACGCTAAACCCAAAGCTTACCGGATGATGCTGGGGGACCACAGTAGAGTAAGTTTAGCCCGGGAGAATTTTTAATGAAGCGCACAAAAATTTTATGGATTACCCTTTTACTGGGTCTTTCGGTTCTGGCAATCCTGTGCTGCGGAGGAAGCCTTCTGGCCTTCGGCCGAACGAGAGGATCCCCCCAAGCTTTAACATTTCTTGGTCCTGAGGGGGTGGCATTAATAGAAGTGAAAGGGGTGGTAACTACTGATTCCTATAGTTCCCCTTTCGTCATTGCCAGCCGCACTCTGGTGGAAACCCTGCGCTCAGCTGATGAGAACCCTCGGGTAGCTGCTATCTTGCTTTATGTTAATAGCCCTGGTGGGGATGCAGTGGCCAGCGATGAAGTTTATAGGGCTTTGAAGGCCTTAAAGAAACCCACAGTGGCTTATCTTGGAGATATAGCTGCTTCGGGTGCTTATTACATCGCCTGTGGAGCCGATAAGATAGTAGCCCATCCGGCGACCCTCACTGGTTCCATAGGGGTTATTGTAGAGATGCCCAACGCCCAAAAGTTTATGGAAAGACTTGGCCTGGAAGTAGTAGTAATAAAAAGCGGACCCCACAAAGACGTAGGTAACTTTTACCGGAGCCTCACGGAAGAAGAAAAAGCTTACTGGCAGGAGCTTGTGAATAGAGTGCACGAGATGTTTTTGGAGGTGATAGTCAGGGAACGAGGCCTTCCTGAGGAAAAATTAAAGCCCATTGCTGACGGCAGGCTTATCCTGGGGGAAGATGCCTTAAAATTCGGCCTTGTGGATAAACTGGGAAGCTTTGACGATGCCCTGAGGCTGGCTGGGGAATTAGGAGGTATTGAAGGGGAGCCGCGGATTATCCGATACAGGATCGCGCCAAGCTTTATTGAAAGCCTTTTATACGAAATCCGGAACCTCTTGCCTGTAACGCCGTTCCCTCGGCTTATGTTCGTTTATAAATAAACCATGAAGGAAAATCCGGAAGTAGTAGTCATAGGGGCAGCGGCTTTAGATACTAAAGGGATGGCCAGTTCCATCCCGGTTTATGGTATGGCTGTCCCTGGGAAAGTCAAAATAAGCCCTGGTGGGGTAGCCAGAAACATAGCCGAAAACCTCGCTCGTCTGGGAGTTCATTCCACTCTCCTCACCGTGGTCGGGAATGACCCCGCTGGCAAACAGATTTTAGAGCAGGCAAAGGAAAGTGGAATTGATGTTTCCCGCATAGAAGTGATTAAAGGTGAACGCACTGCTTCTTATCTTGCCATTTTGGACCAGAGCGGATCTCCATTGGCTTCGGTTTACGATATGAAAATAATGCAACACTTGACTCCTCAGTATATTCAGAAGAACCGCCGGATAATAAGCAAAGCCAGCATGGTAATAATCGACGCCAACATTCCCCCTGAAAGCATAGAAACCATAGTTTCCATAACATCAAAGCACTCTATCCCCCTTTGCGCTGATCCTACCTCTTCGGATCTGGCGGAAAAGCTCATCCCCTTCTTAAAGGATTTCTACCTTCTGACCCCTAACGAGGCCGAGGCAGAAATCCTTTCGGGCAAAAGGGTTTATGATAGGGATAGTGCCATCTTAGCCGCCAAGGAATTGGTGTCAAAAGGGGTTAAAATTGCCGTCATAACCATGGCGGAAATGGGTGTTTGTTATTCCACTCCTTCCACAAGCGGCCACGTGCCTGCAATTAGAGTAGAGGTGGTGGATTTCACCGGAGCAGGAGATGCTCTGACAGCAGGGACGGTTTTCGGGCTGCTCAATGATTTTTCGGTCGATGAAGCTATACGTATAGGAGTAGCTGCTGCTACCCTCACCCTACGCTGTGAAGAGACCGTTTGTCCTGATATCTCCCTGGAGAAAGTTTATGAAGGCCTTATCATTTGAAATCGCAATCCCTCCAGAAGCAGTCTCAAGTCCCCTTCCCAAGGTGGCTTTGGAGTCGGTGGTAATAACCTTTGGCCTCCCATACCCTCATAACCTTGAAGTGGCTCTGGGGATGGAGAGGGCTATCCACGAAGAGGGAGCCATACCTCTAACGGTAGCGGTTATAGGAGGAAAGATCAAAGCAGGGCTGAGCAGGGAAGAGATAGAGTTCTTAGCGAGGGCGGAAGGAATTCGTAAAGTATCAAGGCGGGAGATACCTTTTGTGGTCGCTTCAGGAGGCAATGGGGCAACCACTGTATCGGGAACGGTTTTTGTAGCAGGGAAAATAGGCGTCAGGATCGTGGCTACTGGAGGTCTTGGTGGTGTTCACAGAGGCTCAGCCTTTGACATATCAGCCGATTTACCTACCGTAGCTGAAACCCCTGTAGCGATAGTCTGCTCTGGAGCTAAATCTATTCTGGATCTGGAAGCAACACTGGAGTGGTTGGAAACGTGGGGCGTGCCGGTCATAGGTTTTGGGACACAGGAATTCCCTGCTTTCTACACCTCTATCTCAGGCCTTCCACTGGAGTACTCGGCTTCATCGGTGGAGGAAGCAGCCAGATTCCTCAGAGCTCACTGGGCTCTGCGCCCCGAGTGTGGAGCCATAGTGGCAGTTCCAGTCCCTCGGGATAAAGAAATTGATAGGCGGGAACTTGAGGAAATAGTGGAAAAAGCTCAAAGAGAAGCGGAGGAAAGGGGGATAAAAGGCAAAAGTTTAACCCCATTTCTCCTTCAGCGTCTGGCAGAATTGAGTGAGGGTAAAACTCTTGAGGCTAACAAAGCTTTGCTTCTGAACAACGCTAAAGTAGCCGCTCAGTTAGCCAGAGCTTTGACGGAATCATCCTTTCAAGGTAGACAAACTGCTTAACGGAATAAAATTGCAACGATAACGGTTATCCAAGTAGTTACTTGAAGGCCTATAAGCCAGAGAAATTTAGTGGAAAATTCGCGCCTTATAGCCTCTATCCTGGCCTCAAGTTCTCTCCTCATGTTTTCTATTTTGCCTTCAAGGTCCTGCCTGGTGGCCGCGAGCTCTTTCCTGAGGTCTTCTATCTTGCCTTCAAGATCATGTCTAGTGGCTGCAAGCTCCCCCCTGAGGTTTTCCATTTTGCCTTCAAGGTCTTGCCTGGTGGTATTAAGCTCATGCCTTGTCGTGTCGATTTTGGAAT containing:
- the sppA gene encoding signal peptide peptidase SppA; translation: MKRTKILWITLLLGLSVLAILCCGGSLLAFGRTRGSPQALTFLGPEGVALIEVKGVVTTDSYSSPFVIASRTLVETLRSADENPRVAAILLYVNSPGGDAVASDEVYRALKALKKPTVAYLGDIAASGAYYIACGADKIVAHPATLTGSIGVIVEMPNAQKFMERLGLEVVVIKSGPHKDVGNFYRSLTEEEKAYWQELVNRVHEMFLEVIVRERGLPEEKLKPIADGRLILGEDALKFGLVDKLGSFDDALRLAGELGGIEGEPRIIRYRIAPSFIESLLYEIRNLLPVTPFPRLMFVYK
- a CDS encoding pseudouridine-5'-phosphate glycosidase, which encodes MKALSFEIAIPPEAVSSPLPKVALESVVITFGLPYPHNLEVALGMERAIHEEGAIPLTVAVIGGKIKAGLSREEIEFLARAEGIRKVSRREIPFVVASGGNGATTVSGTVFVAGKIGVRIVATGGLGGVHRGSAFDISADLPTVAETPVAIVCSGAKSILDLEATLEWLETWGVPVIGFGTQEFPAFYTSISGLPLEYSASSVEEAARFLRAHWALRPECGAIVAVPVPRDKEIDRRELEEIVEKAQREAEERGIKGKSLTPFLLQRLAELSEGKTLEANKALLLNNAKVAAQLARALTESSFQGRQTA
- a CDS encoding glucose-1-phosphate thymidylyltransferase, producing MKALVLSGGKGTRLRPITYTSAKQLVPVANRPVLFRVLDTITAAGIKDIGIVVGDTAEEVMKAVGDGSAWNASITYIKQEAPLGLAHAVKISKNYLGDSPFVMFLGDNVIQGGIKHLVEEFSQGYWNAQIVLKEVENPSQFGVAELKDGRVVKLVEKPKSPPSNLALVGIYMFDHHIFEAVEAIKPSWRGELEITDAIQYLIDKGYKVYPYIHKGWWIDTGKMEDLLEANRLLLDEINSSIEGEIKGDSSVTGRVVIEVGAEIINSNIRGPVAIGKNTRIENAYIGPYTSIYHDCLIRNCEIEHCIVMEGTRIEDIPFRLEDSLIGRYVEIKASNAKPKAYRMMLGDHSRVSLARENF
- a CDS encoding carbohydrate kinase family protein, producing the protein MKENPEVVVIGAAALDTKGMASSIPVYGMAVPGKVKISPGGVARNIAENLARLGVHSTLLTVVGNDPAGKQILEQAKESGIDVSRIEVIKGERTASYLAILDQSGSPLASVYDMKIMQHLTPQYIQKNRRIISKASMVIIDANIPPESIETIVSITSKHSIPLCADPTSSDLAEKLIPFLKDFYLLTPNEAEAEILSGKRVYDRDSAILAAKELVSKGVKIAVITMAEMGVCYSTPSTSGHVPAIRVEVVDFTGAGDALTAGTVFGLLNDFSVDEAIRIGVAAATLTLRCEETVCPDISLEKVYEGLII
- a CDS encoding AURKAIP1/COX24 domain-containing protein is translated as MGSVLKWRRRKIARHKYKKRLKKTRWQRRMQKIGG
- a CDS encoding CpsD/CapB family tyrosine-protein kinase gives rise to the protein MKGNISPDLITIHHPRSPIAEAYRILRTNLEFSGLDRPLRILLVTSPGAEEGKSTVLANLGVVIAQAGKKVILADCDLRRPYLHELFGLPGNVGLTTMIVDEEAMKNPPLLATGVENLLLLPSGPLPPNPAEVLASRRMEEILKRLSAEADMLLLDAPPVISVTDALILASKSDGVILVIRAGHTRREMAVRAKELLEKVNARLLGSVLTDAPVDMRLQRYYGS
- a CDS encoding capsular biosynthesis protein; this encodes MAHEVKGFVDIHIHILPGIDDGPEDWEEAIQMAKAAQEDGIAAVVATPHNIGFGQELNRNQILLLVEELKGKLLKEGVALQIFPGIEVLLVPEVLLLLEEGKAFTLNGSRYILVELPYAFYPVYSEYALFKLLERGYRPILAHPERYAYFQSRPELLKPLVKMGVLVQLTSSSITGELGGRAKETSRFFLQEGMAHIIATDAHSPRWRKPTMREAFEEVSCVLGQEKAMEMFFFNPKAILEDEEIKI